Proteins from one Juglans microcarpa x Juglans regia isolate MS1-56 chromosome 1S, Jm3101_v1.0, whole genome shotgun sequence genomic window:
- the LOC121246116 gene encoding CBL-interacting serine/threonine-protein kinase 1-like, with protein sequence MVRKGLEREGMQLGKYELGRILGEGNFGKVKLAKNIETGQPFAVKILEKNKIIDLKITDQIKREIATLKLLKHPNVVRLHEVLASKSKIYMVLEYVTGGELFDRIASKGKLKENEGRKLFQQLVDGVSYCHTKGVFHRDLKLENVLVDAGGNLKISDFGLSALPQHFRGDGLLHTTCGSPNYVAPEILANRGYDGATSDIWSCGVILYVILTGYLPFDDRNLAVLYQKIFKGDAQMPKWLSPGAQNMIRRILDPNPLTRITMAGIKADQWFQQGYTPANPDDDEDIYIDDEAFSMHEVPSEADKNPGSPTLINAFQLIGMSSCLDLSGFFEKEDVSERKIRFTSNHTAKYLLEKIEDIVTEMGFSVLKKNGWLKVMQEHKGQKSLGSLSVAAEMFEISSSLYVVELRKSYGDSSVYRDLCKKLSNDLGVGPRQELLT encoded by the exons ATGGTGAGAAAGGGGCTGGAAAGAGAGGGAATGCAACTGGGGAAGTACGAACTGGGAAGGATTCTGGGAGAAGGCAATTTCGGAAAGGTAAAATTGGCCAAGAACATCGAAACTGGCCAGCCTTTTGCTGTTAAGATTCTGGAGAAGAACAAGATTATTGACCTCAAGATTACTGATCAG ATAAAGAGGGAGATTGCCACCTTGAAGCTCCTCAAACATCCTAACGTCGTCAGATTACATGAG GTGTTGGCAAGCAAATCCAAGATTTATATGGTCTTAGAATATGTGACTGGCGGGGAATTGTTTGACAGAATT GCTTCAAAGGGGAAACTTAAAGAAAACGAAGGCAGGAAGCTCTTCCAGCAGTTAGTTGACGGAGTGAGCTACTGCCATACTAAAGGTGTTTTTCACAGAGATCTTAAG CTAGAAAATGTTCTTGTTGATGCTGGAGGGAACTTAAAGATATCTGATTTTGGCCTCAGCGCCTTACCTCAACATTTTCGG GGTGACGGCTTACTGCATACAACCTGTGGAAGTCCCAACTATGTTGCTCCAGAGATTCTTGCAAACAGAGGTTATGATGGTGCCACCTCGGATATATGGTCGTGTGGAGTTATCTTGTATGTAATTCTCACCGGATATCTTCCTTTCGATGATAGAAATCTCGCAGTTCTTTATCAGAAG ATCTTCAAGGGAGATGCTCAGATGCCCAAATGGCTGTCACCGGGCGCTCAAAACATGATAAGGAGAATTCTTGATCCCAATCCCCTCACCAGGATTACAATGGCAGGTATCAAAGCAGATCAGTGGTTTCAGCAGGGCTATACTCCTGCAAATCCAGATGATGATGAAGACATATATATTGACGATGAAGCATTCTCAATGCATGAAGTG CCATCTGAAGCAGATAAGAATCCAGGCTCACCCACTCTAATTAATGCCTTCCAATTGATTGGAATGTCCTCATGCTTAGACCTCTCTGGCTTCTTTGAGAAAGAG GATGTCTCCGAGAGGAAGATCCGATTTACATCCAATCACACGGCAAAGTATTTGCTCGAGAAGATTGAGGATATTGTAACAGAAATGGGGTTTAGTGTTCTGAAGAAAAATGGATGG ttGAAAGTGATGCAGGAGCACAAGGGGCAGAAAAGTCTAGGTAGCCTTTCAGTTGCAGCAGAG ATGTTCGAGATAAGCTCATCCCTGTATGTAGTTGAGTTGAGAAAATCGTATGGAGATTCTTCAGTTTATAGAGat CTGTGTAAAAAGCTGTCAAATGATTTAGGAGTTGGCCCAAGGCAAGAGCTGTTGACATGA